The following coding sequences lie in one Nocardioides sambongensis genomic window:
- a CDS encoding DUF3068 domain-containing protein, which produces MRKKLGLPLIGLGAVLLLVGITCLVYAPGVVKKTPLDVDTTTRLEGTAAKLDTGTGELVENPVKATSLTRTDTDVSDDDVVAWVQVSCLMIDEGDLPDCLDDSDPRTVNVSTDVFATDRVTAEAVDGDGYLPDDAVPHEGLVNKWPFDSEKKDYQYWDGFVGESVTAAYQGTEEIEGVETYVYKIEITGAEIEVSEGIPGTYDTVKTIYVEPKTGAIINQTEDQQRTLEDGTPALDLNLGFTEDQISGNAEDAKSNISSLNLLLKWLPIIGLVGGVVLAGLGAFFMFGSSKGDRKA; this is translated from the coding sequence GTGAGGAAGAAGCTAGGCCTGCCGCTCATTGGTTTGGGCGCAGTGCTGCTGTTGGTGGGAATCACCTGTTTGGTCTATGCGCCGGGGGTCGTGAAGAAGACTCCGCTCGACGTCGACACCACGACGCGCCTCGAGGGCACGGCGGCCAAACTCGACACGGGGACCGGGGAACTCGTCGAGAACCCGGTCAAGGCCACGAGTCTCACCCGCACCGACACCGACGTCAGCGATGACGACGTGGTCGCGTGGGTGCAGGTCAGCTGCCTGATGATCGACGAGGGCGATCTGCCCGACTGTCTCGACGACAGCGATCCCCGGACCGTCAACGTCAGCACCGATGTCTTCGCCACCGACCGGGTGACGGCCGAGGCCGTCGACGGCGACGGATACCTCCCCGACGACGCGGTGCCGCACGAGGGCCTGGTGAACAAGTGGCCCTTCGACTCGGAGAAGAAGGACTACCAGTACTGGGACGGCTTCGTCGGTGAGTCCGTGACGGCCGCCTACCAGGGCACCGAGGAGATCGAGGGCGTGGAGACCTACGTCTACAAGATCGAGATCACCGGTGCCGAGATCGAGGTGTCCGAAGGCATCCCGGGCACCTACGACACGGTCAAGACGATCTACGTCGAGCCCAAGACCGGCGCGATCATCAACCAGACCGAGGACCAGCAGCGGACCCTGGAGGACGGCACCCCCGCCCTGGACCTGAACCTCGGCTTCACCGAGGACCAGATCAGCGGTAACGCGGAGGACGCGAAGTCCAACATCAGCTCGCTGAACCTGCTGCTGAAGTGGTTGCCGATCATCGGTCTCGTCGGCGGCGTGGTCCTCGCCGGCCTGGGCGCCTTCTTCATGTTCGGAAGCAGCAAGGGCGACCGGAAGGCCTGA
- a CDS encoding class I SAM-dependent methyltransferase — protein sequence MSGARLLDVGGGPGYFRDAFEAAGARYIALEADVGELAGLRELGDIAGPTVLGSGMDLPFADACVDVCYSSNVLEHVEDPWRMAEEMVRVTRPGGTVYLSWTVWYGPWGGHETAPWHYLGGARARRRYRRRHGTEPKNRFGESLFAVTVRDGLAWARRQQGADVVAIRPRYNPWWSWWLLRVPLLRELVTWNLVIVLRRR from the coding sequence ATGTCGGGCGCCCGTCTGCTCGACGTCGGCGGCGGGCCGGGGTATTTCCGTGACGCGTTCGAAGCGGCCGGCGCGCGCTACATCGCGCTGGAGGCGGACGTCGGGGAGCTCGCAGGTCTGCGCGAGCTCGGCGACATCGCCGGCCCGACCGTACTCGGCAGCGGCATGGATCTGCCGTTCGCCGACGCCTGCGTCGACGTCTGCTACTCCTCCAACGTGCTCGAGCACGTCGAGGACCCGTGGCGGATGGCGGAGGAGATGGTGCGGGTCACCCGACCCGGCGGCACCGTCTACCTGAGCTGGACGGTCTGGTACGGACCCTGGGGCGGGCACGAGACGGCCCCGTGGCACTACCTCGGCGGTGCCCGCGCCCGCCGGCGCTACCGGCGCCGGCACGGCACCGAGCCGAAGAACAGGTTCGGCGAGTCGCTGTTCGCGGTCACCGTCCGCGACGGGCTCGCATGGGCGCGACGCCAGCAGGGCGCCGACGTGGTCGCGATCCGGCCGCGCTACAACCCGTGGTGGTCCTGGTGGCTGCTGCGGGTCCCGCTGCTGCGGGAGCTGGTCACCTGGAACCTGGTGATCGTGCTCCGGCGGCGCTGA
- a CDS encoding lipopolysaccharide biosynthesis protein produces the protein MVRERVASEPTGTSPADKLRASAAEPGILAVAMGVMNIATYGFQILASRTLGPASFGAFAAVMNMLLLIGVGQLALQATAARRISAAPGEVRGIERATLRLTYRSSLALGLAMLVLAPAVNALLRLDNLAMAALLAVIAVPHTVLGGQAGVLQGERRWRPLALLYLSAGVPRLVLGGLMIAIRPEPFAALVGVGLGALVPVAVGAVALRRPRGTGATPTPRLPGLAAEAGHKALALLAFVALCNVDLIIARNVLDEHDAGQYAAGLILTKAVLFLPQFVVVIAFPSLSTAHERRRALIRGLGLITLCGVATIIGVSVLSSVALIFVGGDDYAEIQGDLWLFAVLGLLLALIQMLVYAVLATEARLVTWLPWLAVVAITVTGSMATTVTGLVITVVIVNAVLTAILLAIAVRSIRVR, from the coding sequence GTGGTTCGAGAGAGGGTCGCCAGCGAGCCCACCGGAACGAGCCCCGCGGACAAGCTGCGCGCGAGCGCCGCCGAGCCGGGCATCCTCGCGGTGGCGATGGGCGTCATGAACATCGCCACCTACGGCTTCCAGATCCTCGCCTCACGCACGCTCGGTCCGGCGTCCTTCGGGGCCTTCGCGGCCGTGATGAACATGCTCCTGCTGATCGGCGTCGGCCAGCTCGCGCTCCAGGCCACCGCGGCCCGCCGGATCAGCGCGGCGCCCGGCGAGGTCCGCGGCATCGAACGGGCCACCCTGCGGCTGACCTACCGGTCGAGCCTCGCCCTCGGCCTGGCGATGCTCGTCCTCGCGCCCGCGGTGAACGCGCTGCTGCGCCTGGACAACCTCGCGATGGCAGCCCTGCTGGCCGTGATCGCCGTGCCGCACACCGTCCTGGGCGGCCAGGCCGGCGTCCTCCAGGGCGAGCGGCGCTGGCGCCCCCTCGCACTGCTCTACCTGTCGGCGGGCGTTCCACGCCTGGTGCTCGGCGGTCTGATGATCGCGATCCGCCCCGAGCCGTTCGCCGCCCTCGTCGGGGTGGGTCTGGGCGCACTGGTACCGGTCGCCGTCGGCGCGGTCGCGCTCCGTCGCCCCCGCGGTACCGGGGCGACTCCGACCCCACGCCTGCCCGGGCTGGCCGCCGAGGCCGGCCACAAGGCGCTGGCCCTGCTCGCGTTCGTCGCCCTCTGCAACGTGGACCTGATCATCGCCCGCAACGTCCTCGACGAGCACGACGCCGGCCAGTACGCCGCCGGCCTGATCCTGACCAAGGCGGTGCTCTTCCTGCCGCAGTTCGTGGTCGTGATCGCGTTCCCGTCGCTGTCGACCGCGCACGAGCGACGGCGAGCGCTGATCCGCGGACTCGGTCTGATCACGCTCTGCGGGGTCGCCACCATCATCGGGGTCAGCGTGCTCTCCTCGGTGGCGCTGATCTTCGTCGGCGGCGACGACTACGCCGAGATCCAGGGCGACCTCTGGCTCTTCGCCGTGCTCGGCCTGCTGCTCGCGCTGATCCAGATGCTGGTCTACGCGGTGCTGGCGACCGAGGCGCGCCTGGTCACCTGGCTGCCCTGGCTGGCGGTGGTGGCGATCACCGTCACCGGCAGCATGGCCACCACGGTCACCGGGTTGGTGATCACGGTCGTGATCGTCAACGCCGTCCTCACCGCGATCCTCCTCGCCATCGCGGTGCGCAGTATCAGAGTGCGCTGA
- a CDS encoding glycosyltransferase family 4 protein, which yields MSEANRPASTPREHGSSTASDGPRHIVVLNWRDVWHPEGGGSELYVSEVNRRLQASGHRVTVFCARYDDAAAQEVRDGVRYVRRGGHLTVYLWAALLLTLARVGVGSFRGVDRVLEVQNGMPFLARLFSAAPVTVLVHHVHREQWSIFGPLVARFGWFMESRVAVRVNRGLRYIAVSEVTRSELVDLGVTAGDIDIAWNGAPAMPDFAAEPTSPTPHLVVVARLVPHKRVEHAMETVALLRSRHPGLRLTVMGSGWWQDQLLARRAALGLDDRVTFAGHVSEEEKYRLLSTAWVHLLPSLKEGWGLAIIEAAQVGVPSVAYSAAGGVSESILDGVTGLLAGEETPSALAAQVDRLLTDQDERRTLGEKAQIRATELTWDATTERVARALALSR from the coding sequence GTGAGCGAAGCGAATCGGCCTGCCTCAACGCCGCGGGAGCACGGCAGCAGCACGGCGTCCGACGGCCCCCGGCACATCGTCGTCCTGAACTGGCGCGACGTGTGGCACCCGGAGGGCGGCGGCTCGGAGCTCTACGTCTCCGAGGTGAACCGACGCCTGCAGGCATCCGGCCACCGCGTGACCGTCTTCTGCGCCCGGTACGACGACGCGGCCGCGCAGGAGGTGCGCGACGGGGTGCGCTACGTACGACGCGGAGGCCACCTGACCGTCTACCTCTGGGCCGCCCTGCTGCTGACCCTCGCGCGCGTCGGCGTCGGCTCCTTCCGCGGCGTGGACCGGGTGCTGGAGGTGCAGAACGGCATGCCGTTCCTGGCCCGGCTGTTCTCCGCCGCGCCGGTCACCGTCCTGGTGCACCACGTGCACCGGGAGCAGTGGAGCATCTTCGGGCCGCTGGTCGCCCGCTTCGGCTGGTTCATGGAGTCCCGGGTCGCGGTGCGGGTCAACCGGGGACTGCGCTACATCGCGGTCAGTGAGGTCACCCGCAGCGAGCTCGTCGACCTCGGCGTGACCGCCGGCGACATCGACATCGCCTGGAACGGCGCCCCGGCGATGCCGGACTTCGCCGCCGAGCCCACCTCGCCGACGCCGCACCTGGTGGTGGTGGCGAGGCTCGTCCCGCACAAGCGGGTGGAGCACGCCATGGAGACGGTGGCGCTGCTCCGGTCACGCCACCCCGGCCTCCGGCTGACCGTGATGGGGTCGGGCTGGTGGCAGGACCAGCTGCTCGCCCGCCGCGCCGCGCTCGGCCTCGACGACCGGGTCACGTTCGCCGGTCACGTCAGCGAGGAGGAGAAGTATCGCCTGCTCTCCACGGCCTGGGTGCACCTGCTGCCCTCCCTCAAGGAGGGCTGGGGCCTGGCCATCATCGAGGCCGCCCAGGTGGGTGTCCCCTCGGTGGCCTACTCCGCGGCCGGAGGGGTGTCGGAGTCGATCCTGGACGGCGTCACCGGGCTGCTCGCGGGCGAGGAGACCCCCTCCGCCCTCGCCGCCCAGGTCGACCGGCTGCTCACCGACCAGGACGAGCGGCGCACCCTCGGCGAGAAGGCGCAGATCCGAGCCACCGAGCTGACCTGGGACGCGACGACCGAGCGGGTCGCCCGGGCCCTCGCGCTCAGTCGGTGA